In a single window of the Drosophila subpulchrella strain 33 F10 #4 breed RU33 chromosome X, RU_Dsub_v1.1 Primary Assembly, whole genome shotgun sequence genome:
- the LOC119557641 gene encoding uncharacterized protein LOC119557641, which produces MASITFKNRPTQVLHTYQVWRFGSNVNDKSLDYCHPDKSVDKFHASLTRGEKGLFLVNESRHGSVSVNGERVGGPVLITYRDAINGIVKLRFGRVEGYLRVSGSITG; this is translated from the exons ATGGCTAGTATTACGTTCAAGAATCGGCCCACCCAGGTGCTGCACACCTATCAGGTGTGGCGATTTGGCAGCAATGTGAACGACAAGAGCTTGGACTACTGCCATCCCGATAAG TCGGTGGACAAGTTCCATGCCAGCTTGACCCGCGGCGAGAAGGGACTGTTCCTGGTCAACGAGAGTCGTCACGGAAGCGTCTCCGTGAATGGAGAACGGGTTGGAGGTCCAGTACTGATCACCTATCGAGATGCCATCAATGGCATTGTGAAGCTGCGATTTGGCCGTGTCGAGGGATATCTCCGCGTATCGGGAAGCATTACTGGATAG